The region CAATGCGAGCGcatttgattaattatttatcgttAGCTGGACAGTATTCGAATTACGTaagaagtaaagaaataacaaTACATCAAAAATGTGCGTAGGATGTTCGGCTACCGATCTGTACGAGTCTACCAAGGGGGAAAAGTAAGAAGAAAGCAGAAGGTAGGACTAAACTGCACAACGATAATCACCTGCAGTGGAACACTGTAGAACAAGGCTTCTACATCGCCTTCGCATACGTAGTAATTTGCTCCCGCTTGTTGGCTACCGTAACATAATCCCTTCTGCGGTTTCATCATTCAGCCACTTGACCAATTTGTCAATGCGACAATTGACCACTTTGGAATCCATCCTTTATGTGTTTTAATTACTTGATTGACCCGAAAGCGGACTTGATGTCGGAGGATTACGTAGATggttgtataaaaaaagaacttCTCTTCCAGGGGTTCTATACTTAGCTCTTTACGCTTTACGATACGGCGTTGTCTCGACACTGCAGACGTGTAAGCGATCGCTACGAGGGTTACATTATAGATATAGTGCGTGATATATTTAGTCTGGGTTTTTTCGCGCCGAACATATTTCTCTGATTATCCATTCCGTATAATTAAGAGAACCCGTAATGTTGTTTGACTAATTGTGATTATGGGTTTACAATGTCGGCTATATCGAGGCGTGATATGATTTTCTGTCATCAGCTGGACGAAACGGGGAAACGAGGCTCGTGGCTGATCGTTCGTGCAGAATGAACGAGGCGCAATAGATTGGGTTCTCAAAGTGGAGAATCAAGTCTCCATGGATTCAAGCGGCCCCGCGGTTAATGCCGTGGGTGGTTGTGTCGCGGCAGCGGAATACGTTTATCGGCCACTGACAACTAAGCACAGGCGTGCTGGGAGTACGGGGACAACGGGGGACGAAGAGTACACGACCGACGAGGAAGAGCTCTATCCGGAGGAAGCAGAGTGCTCAACGGGGACGAATCATCCGATCCTCAAGTCGGACCTGGCTCGCGCGGCGACCGATCTCTTTGGATACGAGGCGAAGGATAGTGgaaatgacgacgacgatgaacCCACGGGACTTTTTGACGAAGACGAGAAACAGTTCCATTCTACCGAGGCAGCCAAGAGGTACATATAATCGGCTTGCCCGCCCACGTGCAGGGCAGGTGTTTTAGATCAATTATTCCTAGCGGCTCGGTTTCGAGTTATTCTTTTCTCAAGCATGACAAATAAGGAGTTTTCCGAGTATTTCAGTTTCCGTTACTTGACGCGATGATTAATCCAAGCTACTCGAAATTGTGAAAGGAACGATTTCTTGGAAACCAATCGTAATTATGTGTTGATATGCTTGAAGAACTGTCATGTGTTATATTTTACGAGTGATGCGAATTAATACAGAGTTTGAATTCCGTATTGATCCAGCTCTGGGAAGTCAACGACATCGAGCACCTACAATGAAGAGAATACGTGGGAAGCCGCTTCACCGATTAAGTCCGGAGAAGAGGCTCGGGTCTTCCAGGATCCGAACCACTTCAAGACCATTAACCGATTCGACGATCCCTCGTTGCGAAACACCGAGTCATCGGAGAGCGTGAAAAACGATTCCGATCTCGAGTTTCGTATGTGCAAGAGACCCGCAGGTTTAATACTTGACCTCACCTACGGAGCACCCTCTACACAGGTAAAGGAACTGGTGGTGGAACCGTCGAGTGATACCTCAGAAGCGGATGGGTTCTCACAAGATTCCACCACCAGCAGAATTCTGCATCCCGCGTCGACGAGACTCGCATTCCCGCAACCGAGCTTGAATCCATTTTGCACTTCGCTGCACGAAGGCGAAACCAAAGTCGATCCTCGGGGGGAACAAGAGGCTTCGCTGACGACCCGATCGTTGCTGACCTCTACCGCTGCCGAGGTCGAGAAGTTTGTCAAGTCCGAGGTGAGCATATATGATTATTACACCATAGGTATGAACAGTCCTAGCCCACATTGGATTGGTAGTTGGTATAACGATACTTCTTCGATTTTCTTCCCTCTGCGAAGGTTGAATCGCAGTCAAGGGAGGAGCTGGACAGCCTTCGACGTCTGTCTAACGTGGGAGGCTCCACAGGCTCGTCGACGACGGTACATTGGGGCAGGACGGTGGCCGAGGTTAAGGAACACGCTATTGCCAAACTACAGGACGAGCTAAGGCGAGCGCATCAAGAGCTTAAACTCAAGGCCGAGGAAGTCACTAGGCTGTCCAGGATCAGGCAAGACGTCGAAACCGAACTTGAGGATCTCACTGCCAGTCTATTTCAAGTACGCAAACCGATTTCATGCTATTTTACTTTCTCGTGCATTGACCATGACAGCAGCGGTCAGTGCGCCCTGAACTATAATAAACGCATTCCGTATTTGGAAATGATCAACCCCTTCCGATGGTTGATCAATGCATTCTGTGACAAACATTTTCATCCTGATCCTATTATTATTTAAGTAGTCGGTTATTCAGATTACTAGATATGTCCCTACGCACCATCATCATCGTTTGTGTAATCGTGGAGAAATTTAGGGTTTTAGCTCTGATTGATCAATGGCAGTGGAAGTATAGGAGAACGCGTATTACAATCGCGATGCattcataatatttattcTGTGCTATTGTAAAGTGTATCCACGTATCCTGCATGCGTCTGCCGGTGCTTGAAGATATTAAGGTAAGCGTACCAGTTATCgaccctgtcccaattattgacctgtTTTGATTGCACCTGTTTGATCCttagttctaaaattaccaaaaaataaatttctaatgCCTAAACCTCTAGAAATTGGTTTTACCATTAGTCACCGAGAAATTCCCAATTTCTGCCGTAAATTTATAactttggaaaaagaaaacgtgtcactaactggtacacttacctgaAGTAGACGAGCCAAAACATTTCATTACCGCGTTTCTACCTATCAGGCATCGGAAACAAATGAGGGCCCCCCCTTGATATCGCTGGGTTCGAGAAATCATGCTGCTgtcgcaaaaaatgaaaaggagAATACCGCGTAGGTTGAACAAGGATGGATGACTACTATACCCGTGCCAGCCGAGCCTGGTACCGCATGGTAATACTCGGTAAATACGTGGCTTTCACCTCGCTCCCTCTTTGCCTTTCTACTCACTTCCCGATTCGTTCCAAATCCTCGGCATTCGTGAGGCCGGACTGTTACCAGTTACTGCCTGTCTATTCGGTTCAGACACAGCTCGTCGGCTAACCGTTACAATCAAGTTGAAATTATGAGTATTACGAGTAATTgcgaatttttaataaaaaactgaaaagaCTAACTTCGTTATTTCCACACTGATCTTCTCAGGTCTGAATTTATTTCCGACATTACGTCATATTCTGCGAAGCCCGTCGTAAGCCTTTGCCTTCAGCCGAATAGACAAGCTTGTACCAGATGTTCACTTCGACGATGCAACGGCGGTCGGCGAATCCAGGTCTTCGTATGCAATTGTATTACGAACTTACCGAAGAACGTACGTAACAACTACGAGCCAACGCGACACACGTATAGGATATCTTATAATTGGTCATACCTATTTAGGTACGTCAAGGTCTCGTgtaagatgaaaagaaaataatcagACCACGGCCATGTGGAGCTGACGATATTATACCAGtactatatgtatgtacatgagCTACCTCAAACCTACGTGTGATAAGTGTTCAAAAATCTTTATATTTGCACATTGGGGAGAATACGTACCCATAATTGTTATCTGGTGAACTATCGACCGCGACTTCCATCCTTTAGTAGGCCAAATATGATATTATAAATCCATTTTGCTTATTCGTGCTTCTCGTTATTCTAATGCTCgaatcgacttctctcgcgGCTGTGCAAGCAAATCTTAATCTTGTTGTTTTCACAATTGCTAAGCTTTTACAAATCGACGAAGGACTCTTGCTTCGCCAAATGCCGATAACCTTTCGCTAAAAAGTAGTACAGATAATCTATATATAGGATTGTACAATTTTACTTCCAGAGAAATCGAAACTAAAGTGTTTTCAACAATCTTGCGCTATAGCCGTAATGTAACTACAATACCGAGTGAGTGGTGTTAAACTTCGTTGACCGTGTATCGAGTATAAGatatattcaaaaatgacacgtgcctgattttaattttctggagtgaaaatttcttacacGTATCAAGTGGAAGGTGGACACGGCGGGCGTTTCATTAAGTGTGTAGCCGCAGTTTCCTCCGAGCaaatgtatgtatagataGGTATGATATTTGTCAGCCGAAACGGAAGCGCCTCTTTATTCTCGTCGAGCGGAAATTGTGGTAACCTGCTCTCGTAGCTACGATTACATGAGCAAAACCAGACAGTCTTCAGAAAGCTTTTCTTCAGTAAGTGATCGCGAGTTCGAAGTAACGAATTATTCGAATGTCCAGTGTATACTTACTCTAGGAAGACATAATTATATTTCGAATGCAGATTAGTTTAGTTCCATTTCGGTGTACGTCAAAACTGTAACAATTGTGTTTAAATATTCACGCCGCATTAGATTCCTTCCTATGTCTCACATCAGTGCAAATATATAGGTAGTCATATTTGTGGATTTCCAAGTATGCGTCTATGTTCCAGTAAAGAATCGAGTTAACTCATATTAACGATCCCGACGAAATCTGGGATTTCTCGGGCAATCTGATTCTCTTTACTTTACTGAGAAGTAGACCTGTAACGTTTCCCCAATACCTATTTCGCATACGCTGATCACATGAACCGATGTCTGGAAAAACGACTGAGTGCCAGTTTACGAGAATTGCACTTCGAAATTGCAAATTTGGAACCATACGTCACGGAACAGGTGTGCATGCTCATAATTGAATGTTGTTCTAATTACATGTGAAGCAGGTAAAACGAAGTCCtacatatattaattaattataagtatattacACGATACTTTTACCGTTACTGCTCGGGAGAAAAATGTGATAAACTGTACGATAAGTAGGGAAGAA is a window of Neodiprion fabricii isolate iyNeoFabr1 chromosome 6, iyNeoFabr1.1, whole genome shotgun sequence DNA encoding:
- the LOC124185218 gene encoding rab-3A-interacting protein-like, which encodes MDSSGPAVNAVGGCVAAAEYVYRPLTTKHRRAGSTGTTGDEEYTTDEEELYPEEAECSTGTNHPILKSDLARAATDLFGYEAKDSGNDDDDEPTGLFDEDEKQFHSTEAAKSSGKSTTSSTYNEENTWEAASPIKSGEEARVFQDPNHFKTINRFDDPSLRNTESSESVKNDSDLEFRMCKRPAGLILDLTYGAPSTQVKELVVEPSSDTSEADGFSQDSTTSRILHPASTRLAFPQPSLNPFCTSLHEGETKVDPRGEQEASLTTRSLLTSTAAEVEKFVKSEVESQSREELDSLRRLSNVGGSTGSSTTVHWGRTVAEVKEHAIAKLQDELRRAHQELKLKAEEVTRLSRIRQDVETELEDLTASLFQEAHNMVREANVRQATAERLLAESRMKSEVLAAEVAALKTLVLTSTPARPNPHLHPQIDGRSREETPGGIFAKRHRRSPSHFNLKYGRENSPPESPVKEQRPSLPVEPTEGRDPRDGLEVDPVVHKEFLQWKTNPCVDRADPFVKRIFREDIDLCLDFANKDLSGKVRQAVLDGIVFVEAVSDKTKVAFPKKCALLEAPRQCHYRMRLGDQENHWYSISQICRNRIIAVCDFLNYLRYIERGLVKSSVHDIYWEITRLRKEMVLARLGLALSS